A window of Argopecten irradians isolate NY chromosome 1, Ai_NY, whole genome shotgun sequence contains these coding sequences:
- the LOC138310241 gene encoding sulfotransferase 4A1-like → MVVSCILYTELTWYCYFSAVDMELVTIVDEQDNKYCYKRYQGYPFNVEVIGNVGSQLDKIAQLDVKEEDVLVCVFPKSGTHWLYNTVMMLRSGTLDYHGTPTMMELQDFNLIEEMPSPRTFGSHLRCRFLPEQMKNGKGKVITITRNPKDIVVSLYHMLKNMGDIGYQGTFEGFLKRFNSEESFVGGGTWFAWMKDLEDWKSQNLLSLSYHDFKQNTYANVVKLAKFLEVDHDEKFLRSISENIHFDKLKESHNKTSPASDRWKHISEDGRLPIYRKGQVGEWKNMFTVAQSEEFDHFYNESVKLMDLKIKTEFE, encoded by the exons ATGGTAGTAagttgtattttatatacagaatTGACTTGGTACTGTTATTTTTCAGCTGTCGATATGGAGTTGGTTACTATTGTGGATGAGCAAGATAACAAATATTGCTATAAACGGTACCAAGGATACCCATTTAATGTAGAAGTTATTGGAAATGTTGGAAGTCAACTTGATAAAATTGCTCAGCTTGATGTCAAGGAGGAGGATGTTCTCGTTTGTGTGTTTCCAAAGTCag gtACCCACTGGCTCTACAACACTGTAATGATGTTACGATCAGGAACCCTGGACTATCATGGTACTCCTACCATGATGGAACTACAAGACTTCAACTTAATTGAAGAAATGCCATCACCTAGGACTTTCGGATCCCATCTACGTTGCCGCTTCCTCCCCGAACAGATGAAAAACGGGAAAGGGAAGGTTATCACCATTACACGTAATCCGAAGGACATCGTGGTATCTTTGTATCATATGTTGAAGAACATGGGAGATATCGGTTATCAAGGAACGTTTGAAGGCTTTTTAAAGAGATTCAACTCAGAGGAAA GCTTCGTTGGAGGTGGAACATGGTTCGCCTGGATGAAAGATTTGGAGGACTGGAAATCTCAGAACTTACTGAGTCTCTCATACCACGACTTTAAACAG AATACCTACGCAAATGTGGTCAAATTAGCCAAGTTCTTGGAAGTTGATCATGATGAGAAGTTCTTGCGATCAATCTCAGAAAATATTCACTTCGACAAATTAAAGGAGAGCCACAACAAGACGAGTCCAGCGAGTGATAGATGGAAACACATATCCGAGGATGGACGACTCCCAATATACAGGAAAG GTCAGGTTGGAGAATGGAAAAATATGTTCACTGTTGCTCAAAGCGAAGAGTTTGATCATTTCTACAATGAAAGTGTAAAACTTATGGatctaaaaattaaaacagaatttGAGTAA